Part of the Tolypothrix sp. PCC 7910 genome, AAGCTCCCAAATCTCCTTAGTTTGCAACCAACTTAATACTGTTGCTCGCTGTTCATCACTCAGGTAACTCTTTCTCCCTTTATGATTTAAGCGCAGTCCCAAAATTCCATATTCTTGGTAAGCAAGATCCAACTTGTTATCGAACCAACTGACACATCTAAAATTGTTTGAATTTCTTCATACTTATAGCCTTGATAAACTAGCTTCACTGCCAAAGCTTTTCTTACCTCACGAGCATCTGGGCGACTATCTATAAATTCTTGTAGTTCTGCGATCGCCATTTCTATATGCTGGTTTATCATTGTTCGTTATTAGACAGATATCTCTGTCCGTATTATCTCGCAGTTTTTTTCAGAAATCAAATATGATTCCTATAGAATACCTTTTGTATATTTAAAAATTCTTGATTCCTTGTGGATTTTACATTCTACCATTCTTGATGGGAGCCACTTAAATGCAGGTTAGCTCCATCAAATATGAATAATATTTATCAGGTAAGCACGGCTATATACTTTGCTCACAGCCGAATAATAGCTAGTGCTTACCTAACGGTTTACCTCTAACCAAGCTATCAAATAATTAGCAATGATCAAAGAATTTTAGTAATGCTCACTCTGTAAATCGTCAATTACATCTTTACTAGCAGCAGACTCTATATTACGCTTAGCTTGCTCAATATTAACTTTAGCTCTATTACGCCAACCTATAGCGGTATTGGTGTCTTCCTCATAAGATATATCTTTTTCCGCACTACGCAACAGCTTATAAACAGCACGGAACCTATCAAGATGTTGTAAAGAAGTATCAACATTTGGATTTTCTTGCAAATTTTTCTTGTCTACAGCTGATGCTTTATCAAGCTCTTCAATAGCTTGATGAATATGTTGATAAGCCATCTTTGTTTCTTGTTCTACATTAGGTTCATCTTTTTGTTGCAGAAGTAACTCAGCTTTTCGCAGATCGCTACGTGCATGGAGATAAGCGGGATGCTTAACAGGCGTAACGGCTCCAGCGACACCATTACCCAAAGAAACTGCAAATAAGCCTAATAAGAGACTAACCAAGCTAGTTTGACGGATAATCATAATTTTCTACCAAATTACGAGTGTGAATTGTTTGATTGATTAGACTTATTTCAGATTCCAAAAGTTGTGTCGTAGATATGTTAATACTGTGTACTTTAAATCATAAAAAAGCCATATTTGAAAAATAGGGGAGAAATCAAAATTACATAGATTTAAAGATTGGTTTTTATCTCTAAATTATGAGTTTTTCAATTGCAAATTCCGCTCTGAATAGTTCTCCCCCATTTCCTTACAACACGCGCAATAAGCTAGGAATGCTATCGATGGCTTCCAATCCTCGAATTTCTGCCAAAGCTTGGCGAAAGTCACCTTCTTTCACATCGTGGGTCACAACCACAATTTCAGCTAGTTCTCCTTGAAAACCAGTTTGCACAACAGACTCTAAGCTAACGCCGTAATTGCCAAAGCAAGTACCTAATTTACCAATCACTCCGGATTGATCTTTAGTAAGAAACCGGGTATAAAAGCGAGTTACAAGTTCGGAAATCGGGGCAATTTCACAGTAGTCTTGATGGCTACAAGCTAACAGAGGATTGGGGTTAGCAGTGCTAGTTTTCAGCGTTGCCACTAAATGTAAGATATCTGATGATACTGCACTAGCAGTTGCACCAGCACCAGCACCAGGCCCAAAAAACATTACTTGCCCAATTGGTTCGCCTTCCACAAGAATGGCATTATACACGCCGTTAATGCTGGCTAAGGGGTGTGCTTTCGGCACTAAAGTCGGATGAACTCTTACAGAGAGCTTTGAGCTATCGCTAGCATGAAGCTTGGCGATCGCTAACAATTTAATCACAAATCCTAATTTCTCAGCATAGGCGATATCAGTCTTACTGACTTGGCGAATCCCTTCTGCATAGACATCTTCCAAGTGAATGCGTCCACCAAAAGCTAAGGATGCCAAAATTGCAATTTTATCGCCAGCATCTAAACCATCAACATCGGCGGTAGGATCAGCTTCCGCATAACCCAATCTTTGGGCATCAACCAATACATCTTCAAAATTACTACCTTCTTGCTGCATCCTGGTGAGGATGTAGTTGGTAGTACCGTTCACAATACCTGTGACGGTGTGAATGCGGTTCACACTTAAAGATTGTTTGAGTGGTTGAATTACAGGAATACCACCACCAACTGCGGCTTCTAGCAAGACATAGACTCCAGCTTGATTAGCAGTGGTGAAGATCTCATCGCCAAAACGCGCGATCGCAGCTTTATTAGCAGTAACGACATGTTTACCATTTTTTAAAGCCGTCAGAATTAGCGATCGCGCCGGTTCCAATCCACCCATGACTTCGACAACAATATCTACCTCTGGATCGTTGACGATAGATTCTAGATCTGTAGTAACTACTCCCTCTGATAGTTGTACCTCACGAGGTTTATCAAGCGATCGTACTCCCACTCGGTAGATTTCTACTTCCTGCAACAATGGGTTACGGTCAGTTGTATCTTGCAACAACTGTACTGTACCCGTCCCAACAGTTCCTAATCCCAGTATTCCTAGCTTCACACCCACAAATTTTGTACCAAATTTCACCAATAACAATTGTAGGGTGAGCTGTTCGCCCACCCTACAAGTTATGTTTTGTCATTTGTCATTTGTCCGTCGTCCTTTGTCTAAAACCAATGACTAAGGACTAATAACTAATGACCAAATTTAGTAAGTTTCTACGTGCCAGCGACCGGCTTTCTTGATTTCCTTCTGATAAGTACTCCAGGTTACGCCTTCTTTCGCAGCAGCCGCAGTTAACGCTGCATCAATACCATCTTCCATACCGCGTAAACCGCAGATGTAGGTGTGGGTTTTTTCATCTTTAATTAATTGCCACAGTTCATCTGCATGTTCTGCAACTCGGTCTTGGATGTACATTCTGCCACCTTGGGGATTCTTTTGTTCCCGGCTGATAGCATAGGTGAGACGGAAGTTATCTGGATACTTTTGCTGCATTTCTTCCAGCTCTTCCTTGTACAGGATGTTAGGAGTTGTAGGTACACCAAAGATTAACCAAGCAAATCCATTGAATTGGTATTCTGGATTAGCTGCTCTTTCGGCATCCTTAAACATCCGCCACAAGTAAGCACGCATTGGTGCAATACCAGTTCCAGTTGCCATCATGATGACTTTGGCATCAGGATCGCTGGGTAACAACATTTCCTTACCCACGGGCCCAGTAATTTTTACTTCTGCGCCTGGTTCTAAGAAACACAGGTGAGTTGAGCAAACACCGTAGACTGTTTCGCCACTTTCTGGGTGTTTATACTCTAACTGACGCACACACAGCGATACTGTTTTGTCATCGACATCATCTCCATGACGAGTTGAGGCGATGGAATACAGTCTTAGCTTTTCTGGCTTACCGTTTTTGTCTACTCCGGGTGGGATAATACCAATACTTTGACCTTCGATGTATTTCAAATTGCTACCAGAAAGGTCAAATTTCAGGTGCTGAACAATACCAATCCCGCCTTCTTTGACTAAAGGCTCGTTAGATATACACTTGCCAACAAAAGGTGAATTAGGACGGTAAGTGTTTACAGGAACATCAGCATGAGAATCTTTTTTAGCTTTCGCTTGAGTCATGGTGTTGCCTTTATTATCCTTGTTCTTAAGCTGTTCTTCAGCTGGTTTTGTCGCATTCGCAGGTGTGGCTTGACCATTCCCCTCACTGTTAGCAATCCCTAATGAGGCTTTACCATTTAATTGTTGTAGAGCGCTTGCGGGTTGAATGCTCACAATTTTTCCGCCTAGGCGAGTGATACGTCGCATTTCTTGATTCATGCGGTTGTAAGGCACTCTGATGAACACACTGCCACTTTTACGAATTTGGTAGTTCGTGTTATCAGTCTCTTCGTTCTGACGTAGACCTACCACTTCGTAAACGAAGACGCGGCTACCTGATTCTTTGTTGGCAGCACCCTCAACAGCACCTTGGTTATACATTCGTTCTACCACTCCGATGTTTACTTAACCGTTTTTCAAAAAAAAACTTTTCCTATCACAAGCCAGCTTTAGTTTACCGGATTTTCGCTTCACTAAACTGGCGTTCTAGGAAAGACGGCATCATCAATGTAATGCCTTGCTAAGTACACTCACCAAAGACATCCAGGCAGCGCAAAAACACACCTGTTCACCTTCTAAGTTAAAGGATAAGTCTTGTGGAGAATGTTAATAATGAATCAATTTAATGTTTTCTTCCTGAACTACAACACCCCAACAGGGCGATAGTGAGCTATTACCCAAAGGACACGTCGCTATAGCAAACTCAGTATAAAGGCAGTTTTGATCGATAGAATCTACCACTCAATTTTGCCTTTAACAGTCGCTACTACGCTTGCCTATTTGCGGCAGATATCCCCGGTAACGCCAATCGCGGAAGCTTTGTTCCTTGTGGTTGGATTTCCCGGATTGCACCTTTTTTCTTCCATTCGACAGAAAGCTTTTGTGCAACTTGCATAGAAAATGTTTTTAGTTGCATTGCTTACCCGATCAGGATTAATTTCCCAACTAGGGTATGTCTATCTGTAAAATCGAATGATACATGAAGAAATGAGTTAAGCATCTATATTAAGTTTTGCGTGATGTGATCCATCTGTCAACCTCTATCAATAGAGTTCCAGCGGCTCTTGATTGTATTTGAGGGTGTTCACAAAGCTACAACTAATTGTTTTTTGATGTAACTTAGTTGACTCATTCTTCAGATAGATCTTGCCTATGAATAACTAGAGGATTGCTCACTCACCAATAAAAATTACCAAATCTCAAAAAATTTGCGGCCGCAGAAAATTATACCTTATACACTTGAATAATAAAGTTATAAACTTTTAACAGCCTTGGCTAGATAGCTTGAGGGTGATGAA contains:
- a CDS encoding homoserine dehydrogenase, producing MGVKLGILGLGTVGTGTVQLLQDTTDRNPLLQEVEIYRVGVRSLDKPREVQLSEGVVTTDLESIVNDPEVDIVVEVMGGLEPARSLILTALKNGKHVVTANKAAIARFGDEIFTTANQAGVYVLLEAAVGGGIPVIQPLKQSLSVNRIHTVTGIVNGTTNYILTRMQQEGSNFEDVLVDAQRLGYAEADPTADVDGLDAGDKIAILASLAFGGRIHLEDVYAEGIRQVSKTDIAYAEKLGFVIKLLAIAKLHASDSSKLSVRVHPTLVPKAHPLASINGVYNAILVEGEPIGQVMFFGPGAGAGATASAVSSDILHLVATLKTSTANPNPLLACSHQDYCEIAPISELVTRFYTRFLTKDQSGVIGKLGTCFGNYGVSLESVVQTGFQGELAEIVVVTHDVKEGDFRQALAEIRGLEAIDSIPSLLRVL
- the petH gene encoding ferredoxin--NADP reductase, whose protein sequence is MYNQGAVEGAANKESGSRVFVYEVVGLRQNEETDNTNYQIRKSGSVFIRVPYNRMNQEMRRITRLGGKIVSIQPASALQQLNGKASLGIANSEGNGQATPANATKPAEEQLKNKDNKGNTMTQAKAKKDSHADVPVNTYRPNSPFVGKCISNEPLVKEGGIGIVQHLKFDLSGSNLKYIEGQSIGIIPPGVDKNGKPEKLRLYSIASTRHGDDVDDKTVSLCVRQLEYKHPESGETVYGVCSTHLCFLEPGAEVKITGPVGKEMLLPSDPDAKVIMMATGTGIAPMRAYLWRMFKDAERAANPEYQFNGFAWLIFGVPTTPNILYKEELEEMQQKYPDNFRLTYAISREQKNPQGGRMYIQDRVAEHADELWQLIKDEKTHTYICGLRGMEDGIDAALTAAAAKEGVTWSTYQKEIKKAGRWHVETY